The proteins below are encoded in one region of Triticum aestivum cultivar Chinese Spring chromosome 1B, IWGSC CS RefSeq v2.1, whole genome shotgun sequence:
- the LOC123101447 gene encoding uncharacterized protein encodes MLAVRCAARRLGGSLLQRTQPAVAQEGCRLVPSGLMRSRQLSTKHACETWMQKKMQKLRSMWAQHKADIERRMREPPEKDEFKLLVESYARTIDGVIHGTAKMALLFLVPFGIYASYTKEGGEAQAVTKGDQ; translated from the exons ATGTTGGCGGTTCGGTGCGCGGCGAGGAGGCTCGGTGGCTCCCTGCTCCAGCGGACGCAGCCCGCGGTCGCGCAGGAGGGATGCCGGCTCGTGCCAAGCGGGCTCATGCGCTCCCGCCAGCTCTCCACCAAG CATGCTTGCGAGACCTGGATGCAAAAGAAGATGCAGAAGCTGAGATCTATGTGGGCCCAGCACAAGGCGGACATAGAGAGAAGGATGAGGGAACCTCCAGAAAAGGATGAGTTTAAGTT GCTTGTCGAGTCCTACGCACGTACGATTGATGGTGTGATCCATGGAACTGCCAAGATGGCACTTCTCTTCCTTGTTCCATTTGGAATTTATGCTAGCTACACCAAGGAGGGGGGAGAAGCACAGGCTGTTACCAAGGGAGACCAGTGA